One region of Mugil cephalus isolate CIBA_MC_2020 chromosome 17, CIBA_Mcephalus_1.1, whole genome shotgun sequence genomic DNA includes:
- the ctage5 gene encoding melanoma inhibitory activity protein 2 isoform X2, with product MDLSHACRFLLIIGAALVIFPHFNLGLLSDYKVCGDSECESLMSRVQAIRDYHGKDCRYLSFRRGDTIFVYHKLTGKREDLWAGTIDKQFGYFPKDAVREEQVYATTEKVVETQKSDFFCMDESGFPIDTTDLDIDDDDDDDDKGDQIIQIQESETKQIVPHTDDMNPESPLTSTETSTESLVSTQEAVGDENVNVGDAATGLHEEAPEPPAPQNEQGGSPPSSWLGSSVTGWLGLAKDEPPGSLTEAEKEDERKETKADSSITSSVTGWLGFGGEGKSDDAEKVVEIREETADSFTSTVTGWFGFKSEKKLDAEKEQYKEEEEEKEEEPVEKFRSRRMSLDLEGSQLQEEEKSEMGTLSWLGNGLSSRLGFGQTNQETGQETNGGEDEEEKEQSASGSWLNMRIGGIMGFGQDNVRADESAGSGSTETEKDTTLQQPTGSQSVETSQSQAEDGKTVSSNEEEPPKEQNVPSTQADSADTNDKNIDTSESSKDTDLHIDAGSKIGHNDIAPHTKSEEKSLGGISNDISIEEDKDQLEDDSKEIKEIDEERSAEMEDKGHQMSTSMGNESQDEIKTENSVPDHSSVSDSIEQPVVVEEDKLQSVKSDSVQGEGPGITNQIDKTEESTNESAENIRDDDHEEEGAREETELAHRNVFTTQTEESNESQVGGDAEDNSGQLLPSAEERNEPIPLETYILTNDADKLAIDINAERETHSELRQKSETEIVEDISQDFGTLDLHSASGNTESPFENVLEEDRGTMSSGENTDQTPVSPQVDQEITNSDSDADKLMETVKETSAFEDVGDPTSTISNEIDSEELNDERKQEMVEVTENEKPEDLRAGEEGKNQEEVEELKEERQDVVGSNDEKKGEILKEEEGAKHEEKQDQMEKLKEEGKQEEAEELMVAEQQQEVGGYNDERLEEMGGANEEKVQQNVKDNEQEEKQNGVEEIEGEGNQQEGNEAKKEDKQEEEDKGMGGGMETEKKKEDKKLNENSVIENSLMDNKEEKEQEKKEVAELKGGEKGEETNTVKHEEKELKEEQKEQKTEESEEDMQTREEEVKEEGRQVELTKEVKQMELTREVKQIELPEEVKQVEVTKEVNQIELPEEVKQVDVTKEVKQTELPEEVKQVDVTKEVKQVEVPEEVKQVALPEEVKPVELPEEVKQVDVTEEVKQTELPEEVKQVEVTKEVKQTELPEEVKQVDVTKEVKQVEVPEELKQVALPEEVTQIELPEEVKQVELPREVKQVELPEEVKQVELPEEVKQVELMEEVKQVELPEEVKQVELTKEVKQVELPEEVKQVELMEEVKQVELPEEVKQVELMEEVKQVELPEEVKQVKLTKEVKQVELPEEVKQAELPEEVKQVEVTEQMLSSHLEEDNISRSESEYNDKVTQDENGLESSFIDITQLEEKQRESEENKQNEVEETKIKKQEGEEVVDHNLKCSNELCPPSEEGPGIERDRGVSEDGMSSASEGKQNEQVAETGERNTIQPDDKMSDNASSGAGNTHILNQGEETRSNGISINELPTSPSEPVVGQVVTPEQTEAESLPPEDRSRERESETGGAFGLFKDAFGFLSQTPTTESKEPTESAQSSDSDPQPHASPTPEQELVSTSDSIQNQNERTDSPQPDPPSAETHLHTASPNTEAPHQSTLTKYYKNLLAHMTVDETTLLLELFGRPKLQFLDYILTTSEGTIEDEDQSILLDVERLLHHHRETLVTPSIRLSDAPQEDKERTRILSALQKLEMLLERVKETFNTRKSDVSNHQDSSCAGASCSTHSKDRTVNTEKDKQREEEGVSLPLGSSLTLEDSMKQILDFVYQTAEDATTFAHAVMEVVSALPDDLRPGPDLYGVPWEPVIVTGLLGLVTMLIFTCRCYSSIKSRLYRRKERWMAEQVAQLLDEKCKVLETFSQCQQEYDELETSLRDSGVLAQTQKTEHLEVKARQLEHSKRELERDLEQLKDQLDQQREHRLEQERRIAMLEESMKTFEEESKELQSQEEQAQTTLKVYNMNSDRLQRNLETAGEENRVLQESNAQLRQQVEGWAERVSEVEAEMRRCEDAHSGMLQDVANKDERIMSLTDRLLSMKAWDSDLEEEEEQGENEANNGTPGKGENGRGSLTDTQGHLQKVQKLIYAAKLNADLKSVDEDKDRVFAKLNDEVKAKEDLEVSIKELENEKQSLQSDSGYYSDEVQRLQQKLHIMTEMYQENELKLHRLLTVEEKERLQKEEKLNKADKNIAMAMEELNNYRQRAEEMEEELEKTKQSYQTQISAHEKKAHNNWLAARAAERELSDIRRENALFRQKLTDTQFKLDALDKDPFALDTLARPLPFRAERSPYGPSPLGRPASETRPFLSPPTLMDGPPARLSPRVSRGPMEPPGGQGEMERSGGPHSDSGSSSPTWDRDRRGPPPGPPGYMFPEPGGPMYRRPPPPPGALGHMPPPGSLPPGPLHPRGLPPGPPHPTDMTDGSYRENSLRPGEHRDEHRESGPGDRRTPPEADPRMGGPLPPGPPMGPMDGPFPRRAPYGPPPPADFYPPRIPGGPPMMPRWGPPPPGMFPPRFPPDGPLLPPAPHPHMPPYGHPMRPPPPDGLPPPSVGPPPPQQFVPSPPHVQSPEEHTPSPEDAI from the exons atggATCTTTCACATGCTTGTAGATTCCTGTTGATCATAGGTGCAGCTTTGGTGATTTTTCCTCACTTCAATCTAGGATTGTTGTCTGACTACAAGGTCTGTGGAGATTCGGAGTGTGAAA gcctgATGAGCAGAGTGCAGGCAATAAGGGACTACCATGGTAAGGACTGCCGTTACCTGAGCTTCAGACGGGGAGACACCATCTTTGTTTACCACAAACTGACCGGGAAGAGGGAAGACCTCTGGGCAGGCACT atcGACAAACAGTTTGGATATTTCCCAAAGGATGCGGTGCGGGAGGAGCAGGTTTATGCAACCACGGAGAAAGTGGTGGAAACACAG AAGTCAGATTTCTTCTGTATGGATGAGTCTGGCTTTCCCATTGACACCACTGATTTGgatattgatgatgatgatgatgatgatgataaggGTGACCAAATAATCCAAATCCAGGAGTCAGAAACTAAGCAAATCGTCCCACACACTGACGACATGAATCCTGAAAGCCCTTTGACATCTACAGAAACCTCCACAGAGTCTCTGGTTTCAACGCAGGAAGCAGTAGGAGATGAAAACGTAAACGTTGGTGATGCCGCAACTGGGCTACACGAGGAAGCACCCGAACCTCCTGCGCCTCAGAACGAACAAGGTGGGTCACCCCCCTCTTCCTGGCTCGGTTCTTCAGTGACAGGATGGTTAGGTCTGGCTAAAGATGAGCCACCTGGCAGTTTGAcagaagcagagaaggaggatgagaggaaagagacaaaGGCCGACTCTTCAATCACTTCCTCTGTGACTGGGTGGCTGGGGTTTGGAGGTGAAGGAAAATCGGATGATGCTGAAAAAGTTGTGGAAATTAGAGAAGAAACTGCTGATTCTTTCACTTCAACTGTAACTGGGTGGTTCGGTTTTAAATCTGAGAAAAAACTTGATGCAGAAAAAGAGCaatacaaagaagaagaagaagaaaaagaagaagaaccagtaGAGAAATTCAGGAGTAGGAGGATGTCTCTGGACCTAGAAGGTAGCCAAttacaggaagaagagaagagcgAGATGGGAACATTGAGTTGGTTGGGGAATGGGCTCTCAAGCAGGCTAGGATTTGGccagaccaatcaggaaacaggaCAAGAGACaaatggaggagaagatgaggaagagaaggaacagTCAGCATCCGGGTCCTGGTTGAATATGAGAATTGGAGGCATTATGGGGTTTGGGCAAGATAATGTTAGAGCAGATGAAAGTGCAGGAAGTGGCtctacagaaacagaaaaggataCAACCCTACAACAACCAACAGGATCACAGAGTGTGGAAACCAGCCAGTCCCAGGCAGAAGATGGAAAGACCGTGAGTAGCAATGAAGAAGAACCcccaaaagaacaaaatgtccCATCCACACAGGCAGACAGTGCTGATactaatgataaaaatattgatACATCAGAGAGTAGCAAGGACACTGACTTACACATAGATGCCGGATCCAAGATTGGTCACAATGATATTGCCCCTCATACCAAGTCTGAGGAAAAATCTTTAGGTGGAATATCTAATGACATTAGTATTGAAGAAGACAAAGATCAGTTAGAAGATGACAgtaaggaaataaaagaaatcgaTGAGGAAAGATCTGCAGAAATGGAGGACAAAGGTCATCAAATGTCCACATCAATGGGAAATGAGAGTCAGgatgaaattaaaactgaaaattctGTCCCAGACCACAGTTCTGTGTCAGACTCCATAGAGCAACCTGTTGTGGTTGAGGAAGATAAACTGCAAAGTGTGAAATCAGACAGCGTGCAGGGGGAAGGACCTGGCATTACAAATCAGATTGATAAAACAGAGGAATCCACCAATGAATCTGCTGAAAATATTAGAGATGACGATCACGAAGAAGAGGGGGCTCGTGAAGAGACAGAGCTAGCTCACAGAAACGTTTTCACAACTCAGACTGAAGAATCAAATGAAAGCCAAGTCGGTGGTGATGCAGAAGACAACAGTGGCCAGCTTTTACCGTCAGCCGAGGAGAGAAATGAACCAATCCCACTTGAGACTTATATTTTGACAAACGATGCAGATAAATTAGCAATAGATATTAATGCAGAAAGAGAGACTCATAGTGAATTGAGGCAGAAGTCAGAGACGGAAATTGTTGAGGACATCTCTCAGGACTTTGGaactttagatttacattctgcTAGTGGAAATACTGAAAGTCCTTTTGAAAATGTCttagaggaggacagaggaacTATGTCCTCTGGTGAAAACACAGATCAGACCCCAGTGTCTCCACAGGTGGACCAAGAGATCACAAACAGTGATAGTGATGCAGACAAGCTCATGGAAACTGTGAAAGAGACATCAGCCTTTGAAGATGTAGGTGATCCAACGTCCACCATAAGCAATGAAATAGATAGTGAGGAGTTAAATGACGAGAGGAAGCAGGAGATGGTggaagtgacagaaaatgagaaacCGGAGGATTTGAGGGCGGGTGAAGAAGGAAAGAATCAGGAAGAAGTAGAGGAATTAAAGGAAGAGCGGCAAGACGTGGTGGGGTCAAATGACGAGAAGAAAGGCGAGATAttaaaagaagaggagggggcgaaacatgaagaaaaacaggatCAGATGGAAAAAttaaaggaggaggggaagcaggaggaagcagaggagttGATGGTTGCAGAACAGCAGCAAGAAGTGGGGGGGTATAATGATGAGAGGTTAGAGGAGATGGGTGGGGCAAACGAAGAGAAGGTACAGCAAAATGTGAAGGACAATGAACAGGAAGAAAAGCAGAACGGCGTggaagagatagagggagaggGGAATCAACAGGAAGGCAACGAGGCAAAGAAGGAGGacaagcaggaggaggaggacaagggaATGGGAGGGGGAATGGAGactgagaaaaagaaggaggacaagaaattaaatgaaaattctGTAATTGAGAATTCTTTAATGGAcaacaaagaggagaaagagcaggagaagaaggaggtggCAGAATTaaagggaggagagaaaggggaggagaCAAATACGGTAAAACATGAGGAGAAGGAACTAAAGGAGGAACAGAAAGAGCAGAAGACTGAAGAGTCAGAGGAAGACATGCAGACCAGGGAAGAGGAAGTCAAGGAAGAGGGAAGGCAGGTGGAGTTAACAAAGGAGGTGAAACAGATGGAGTTAACAAGGGAGGTGAAACAGATAGAGTTACCAGAGGAGGTGAAACAGGTGGAGGTAACAAAAGAGGTGAATCAGATAGAGTTACCAGAGGAGGTGAAACAGGTGGATGTAACAAAGGAGGTGAAGCAGACAGAGTTACCAGAGGAGGTGAAACAGGTGGATGTAACAAAGGAGGTGAAACAGGTGGAGGTACCAGAGGAGGTGAAACAGGTGGCGTTACCAGAGGAGGTGAAACCGGTGGAGTTACCAGAGGAGGTGAAACAGGTGGATGTAACAGAGGAGGTGAAACAGACAGAGTTACCAGAGGAGGTGAAGCAGGTGGAGGTAACAAAGGAGGTGAAACAGACAGAGTTACCAGAGGAGGTGAAACAGGTGGATGTAACAAAGGAGGTGAAACAGGTGGAGGTACCAGAGGAGTTGAAACAGGTGGCGTTACCAGAGGAGGTGACACAGATAGAGTTACCAGAGGAGGTGAAACAAGTGGAGTTACCAAGGGAGGTGAAACAGGTAGAGTTACCAGAGGAAGTGAAACAGGTAGAGTTACCAGAGGAGGTGAAACAGGTGGAGTTAatggaggaggtgaaacagGTAGAGTTACCAGAGGAGGTGAAACAGGTAGAGTTAACAAAGGAGGTGAAACAGGTAGAGTTACCAGAGGAGGTGAAACAGGTGGAGTTAatggaggaggtgaaacagGTAGAGTTACCAGAGGAGGTGAAACAGGTGGAGTTAatggaggaggtgaaacagGTAGAGTTACCAGAGGAAGTGAAACAGGTGAAGCTAACAAAGGAGGTGAAACAGGTAGAGTTACCAGAGGAGGTGAAACAGGCAGAGTTACCAGAGGAGGTGAAACAGGTGGAGGTAACAGAACAGATGCTGTCATCTCATTTAGAGGAGGATAACATTAGCAGATCAGAGTCAGAATATAATGATAAAGTGACACAAGATGAAAACGGGTTAGAATCATCATTTATTGACATAACACAGttggaagagaaacagagagagtctgaggaaaataaacaaaatgaggTCGAAGAGACAAAGATTAAAAAGCaagagggtgaggaggtggtggatCACAACCTTAAATGTTCAAATGAGCTGTGTCCTCCTAGTGAGGAGGGTCCTGGGATAGAAAGAGATAGAGGTGTCTCTGAGGATGGAATGAGTTCAGCaagtgaaggaaaacaaaatgaacaagttgccgagacaggagagaggaacACGATACAACCTGATGACAAAATGTCAGATAATGCTTCCAGTGGGGCAGGAAACACTCATATACTCAATCAGGGTGAGGAAACTAGAAGTAATGGGATTTCCATTAATGAGCTTCCGACCTCACCCAGTGAACCAGTTGTAGGCCAGGTTGTGACGCCTGAACAGACTGAAGCTGAGTCACTTCCACCTGAAGATCgcagtagagagagagagagtgaaactGGAGGAGCTTTTGGTCTTTTCAAAGATGCCTTTGGCTTTTTAAGCCAAACACCGACCACTGAATCTAAGGAGCCCACAGAATCAGCTCAGAGTTCCGACAGTGATCCACAGCCACATGCCTCTCCAACTCCTGAGCAGGAGCTGGTTTCCACTTCTGATTCTATCCAGAATCAAAATGAGCGAACAGACTCTCCACAGCCTGATCCTCCCTCTGCTGAAACCCATCTCCATACTGCGTCACCGAACACAGAAGCGCCACACCAATCAACGCTCACCAAATACTACAAGAACCTTCTAGCCCACATGACTGTGGATGAGACGACTCTTTTGTTGGAGCTGTTCGGGCGACCCAAGCTCCAGTTCCTGGATTACATTTTGACCACGTCAGAAGGCACGATTGAAGACGAGGATCAGTCTATACTGTTGGATGTAGAGAGGCTTCTGCATCATCACAGGGAGACGCTAGTCACTCCTAGCATCAGGCTCTCTGATGCACCACAGGAGGACAAAGAAAGGACCAGAATACTCAGTGCACTTCAGAAGCTGGAAATGCTCCtggaaagagtgaaagagacCTTTAACACACGAAAATCAGATGTCAGTAATCATCAAG ACTCCAGCTGTGCTGGCGCATCCTGCTCGACTCACAGCAAAGATAGAACAGTGAACACTGAGAAGGATAAACAGCGCGAAGAAGAGGGAGTGTCCCTTCCTCTAGGATCATCACTGACACTGGAAG ATTCAATGAAGCAAATTCTGGACTTTGTTTATCAGACAGCTGAGGACGCCACCACCTTTGCACATGCAGTGATGGAG GTTGTATCAGCACTGCCCGATGACCtaagacctggaccagacctgtaCGGTGTGCCATGGGAACCCGTCATCGTCACGGGTCTGTTGGGCCTGGTGACAATGCTAATATTCACGTGTAGATGTTACAGCTCT ATCAAAAGCAGATTGTATCGAA GGAAAGAGCGGTGGATGGCTGAACAGGTCGCACAGCTGCTGGATGAGAAGTGTAAAGTCCTTGAGACTTTCAGTCAATGTCAACAAGAG TATGATGAATTGGAGACTTCACTGAGGGACAGTGGTGTCTTGGCCCAGACTCAAAAGACAGAACATCTGGAG GTCAAAGCCAGGCAGCTAGAACACTCTAAACGAGAGCTGGAGAGAGATCTGGAACAACTGAAGGATCAACTGGACCAGCAGAGAGAACATAGGCTAGAACAAGAGCGGAGG ATAGCAATGCTTGAGGAGagcatgaaaacatttgaagaGGAATCTAAAGAGCTCCAGtcacaggaggagcag GCACAAACCACTCTGAAAGTGTACAATATGAACAGTGACAGGCTACAGAGGAACCTAGAAACGGCAGGAGAGGAGAACAGGGTGCTACAGGAGAGCAATGCTCAG CTGAGGCAGCAGGTGGAGGGCTGGGCAGAAAGAGTGAGTGAGGTGGAGGCAGAGATGAGGAGATGTGAGGACGCCCACAGTGGAATGCTACAGGATGTGGCCAACAAGGATGAACGCATAATG TCCCTGACAGATCGGCTGCTAAGTATGAAAGCTTGGGATTCtgatctggaggaggaggaggaacaaggaGAGAATGAAGCGAACAATGGGACACCAGGAAAAGGAGAGAATGGAAGAGGGAGCCTAACAGACACACAGGGCCATCTGCAGAAAGTCCAGAAACTCATTTATGCTGCTAAG cTGAATGCAGATCTCAAATCAGTAGATGAAGATAAGGACAGAGTATTTGCCAAACTGAATGATGAAGTCAAAGCTAAAGAAGACTTGGAAG tgaGCATTAAGGAGCTGGAGAATGAGAAACAGTCTCTACAGTCTGACTCTGGGTACTACTCAGATGAG GTGCAACGATTACAACAGAAACTCCATATCATGACAGAAATGTACCAGGAGAATGAGCTCAAGCTGCACAG ACTGCTGACAGTGGAAGAAAAGGAACGCCTtcagaaagaggagaagttAAATAAGGCTGACAAAAACATTGCGATGGCTATGGAGGAGCTCAACAACTACAG GCAACGAGcagaagagatggaggaagagctggagaaAACCAAACAGTCTTACCAGACTCAAATATCCGCACATGAGAAGAAGGCTCATAATAACTGG CTGGCAGCccgagcagcagagagagaactaTCAGACATCAGAAGAGAGAACGCCCTCTTCAGACAGAA acTAACAGATACACAGTTTAAATTGGACGCCCTTGACAAAGATCCATTTGCCTTGGACACGCTGGCTAGACCGCTGCCTTTCcgag CTGAAAGGTCACCGTACGGGCCTTCTCCTCTGGGTCGACCTGCGTCTGAAACCAgacctttcctctctcctcctacACTGATGGATGGACCTCCTGCTAGACTGTCTCCTAGAG TGTCTCGCGGGCCTATGGAGCCCCCTGGTGGCCAGGGGGAGATGGAGCGCAGTGGAGGCCCTCATTCAGACAGCGGCTCAAGCTCTCCTACATGGGACAGGGATCGCAGGGGACCCCCACCAGGACCAccag GCTATATGTTTCCAGAACCGGGGGGCCCAATGTACAGGAGACCTCCACCTCCCCCAGGAGCTCTGGGCCATATGCCTCCTCCAGGCTCCCTCCCTCCTGGGCCTCTCCATCCTAGGGGACTACCCCCAGGACCCCCTCACCCCACAGACATGACAG ATGGCTCCTATAGAGAAAACAGCCTGAGACCTGGTGAACACAGAGACGAACACAGAGAG tcTGGTCCCGGAGACCGAAGGACTCCCCCTGAAGCAGATCCAAGGATGGGCGGTCCACTCCCTCCCGGACCCCCCATGGGTCCCATGGATGGTCCCTTTCCTCGTAGAGCCCCTTATGGACCCCCACCTCCAGCTGATTTCTACCCTCCCAGGATTCCAGGGGGGCCTCCCATGATGCCTA GATGGGGCCCCCCTCCTCCCGGGATGTTCCCTCCTCGGTTCCCTCCCGATGGACCTCTactccctcctgctcctcatcctcacATGCCACCCTATGGTCACCCAAtgcgcccccctcctcctgatGGACTCCCACCTCCCTCTGTGGGCCCTCCCCCTCCTCAGCAGTTCGTCCCATCCCCACCACACGTACAGTCACCGGAGGAGCACACGCCCTCGCCCGAAGACGCCATTTGA